In one Mucilaginibacter ginsenosidivorax genomic region, the following are encoded:
- a CDS encoding formimidoylglutamase: MSLADFFKPIDLKKITPKKGYYTSQLGDKIVHYSVDFPDLEEKTDLAIIGVMDDRNATDNQGCALGPDYIREKLYQLNEGGYNLKIADLGNITAGASVTDTYFALKTVVSELVKKDIIPIILGGGQDLTYAQYLGYEDLEQKVDLVVVDARFDLDEDETPAGLETTSQSYLNKIFLHEPNYLFNFSNLGYQTYFASQESLRVMDKLYFDVHRLGELTGNIAVTEPAIRNASMVSFDVGSIRSADAAGNANATPNGFNGQEACQLCRYAGFNDKLSSIGFYEFNPAYDNNGQTAMLLAQMIWYFIDGFYGRKRDFPLNPKSQYLIYKTSLKHEDQEVVFVKSKKSDRWWMQVPYPTGGSKNERFHLVPCSYADYKTATSGELPDLWWRTYQKLN; the protein is encoded by the coding sequence ATGTCCTTAGCTGATTTTTTTAAACCCATCGATCTGAAAAAGATCACTCCTAAAAAGGGCTACTATACCAGTCAGCTTGGCGATAAAATTGTGCATTATTCTGTCGATTTTCCCGACCTGGAGGAGAAAACCGACCTGGCTATCATCGGTGTTATGGACGATCGTAATGCTACCGATAACCAGGGCTGTGCCCTTGGGCCCGACTATATCCGCGAGAAACTTTACCAGCTTAATGAAGGGGGCTACAACTTAAAAATTGCCGACCTGGGCAATATCACAGCAGGCGCATCGGTTACCGATACCTACTTTGCCCTTAAAACTGTAGTATCCGAACTGGTTAAAAAAGACATTATCCCCATTATTTTAGGTGGTGGACAGGATTTAACCTACGCCCAATACCTGGGTTACGAGGATTTGGAACAGAAGGTTGACCTGGTGGTAGTAGATGCCCGTTTTGACCTTGATGAGGACGAAACCCCGGCGGGATTGGAAACCACTTCGCAATCATACCTCAACAAAATATTTTTACACGAGCCCAACTACCTGTTCAATTTTAGTAACCTGGGGTACCAAACTTATTTTGCCAGCCAGGAAAGTTTGCGGGTAATGGATAAGCTTTACTTTGATGTACACCGCCTTGGCGAACTGACCGGCAACATTGCCGTAACCGAGCCCGCCATTCGCAACGCCAGTATGGTAAGCTTTGATGTGGGCTCCATCCGGTCTGCCGATGCTGCAGGCAACGCCAATGCTACCCCCAATGGCTTTAACGGGCAGGAGGCCTGCCAGCTATGCCGGTACGCGGGTTTTAATGATAAGCTAAGCTCGATAGGTTTTTACGAGTTTAACCCGGCCTATGATAATAACGGCCAAACGGCTATGTTGCTGGCGCAGATGATCTGGTATTTTATTGATGGTTTTTATGGCCGTAAGCGCGATTTTCCGCTCAATCCAAAATCGCAATACCTTATTTATAAAACCAGCCTGAAGCATGAAGACCAGGAGGTTGTATTTGTAAAAAGCAAAAAATCCGACCGCTGGTGGATGCAGGTACCTTACCCAACGGGGGGCTCAAAAAACGAACGCTTTCACCTGGTGCCCTGTAGCTATGCCGACTATAAAACGGCCACATCCGGCGAGTTGCCCGACCTTTGGTGGCGCACCTATCAAAAATTAAACTGA
- a CDS encoding NAD-dependent epimerase/dehydratase family protein has translation MILITGATGFLGAELAKLLVTSGSNIRCTKRATSGIPALLAPFQSQIEWVEADMLDIFALENALVGVTQVYHCAAWVSLKSADKKPMINTNVTGTANLVNLCAEKGIRMVHVSSIAAIGLAKPGDLTTENHHLEQSTENDGYAISKLESEMEVWRGIAEGLDAVIVNPSLIIGASAGKVGSGALFETIRKGLKFYTAGTIGFVDVHDVAKCMVGLMNSDITAERYIISAENRTYQSITTEAANGFGIKPPAILAKPWLMEIGWRGAAVIAALTGGNPAIDKTSAQAASVTREFDNSKIRNAIGIEFKPINKTIKEICEALH, from the coding sequence ATGATTCTAATTACTGGCGCAACAGGTTTTCTCGGGGCCGAACTGGCGAAACTGCTGGTTACATCTGGCTCAAACATTCGTTGCACCAAACGGGCTACTTCAGGCATACCTGCCTTACTTGCTCCTTTTCAATCGCAAATTGAATGGGTTGAGGCCGACATGCTGGACATTTTCGCGCTGGAAAATGCCTTGGTTGGCGTAACCCAGGTTTATCATTGCGCGGCGTGGGTATCGTTAAAGTCGGCCGATAAAAAGCCGATGATCAATACTAACGTGACCGGCACGGCCAACCTGGTTAATTTATGTGCCGAAAAGGGCATCAGAATGGTGCACGTAAGTTCGATAGCCGCCATAGGCCTGGCCAAACCCGGCGACCTTACTACCGAAAACCATCACCTGGAGCAATCAACAGAAAACGATGGTTATGCCATATCAAAGCTGGAGAGCGAGATGGAAGTATGGCGCGGTATTGCCGAAGGTTTGGATGCCGTAATTGTGAATCCATCGCTTATTATCGGCGCAAGCGCTGGTAAAGTGGGCAGCGGCGCGTTATTTGAAACCATCCGTAAGGGCCTTAAATTTTATACCGCCGGCACTATTGGCTTTGTTGATGTACACGATGTAGCCAAATGTATGGTTGGCCTTATGAACAGCGATATCACCGCCGAACGCTACATTATCAGCGCCGAAAATCGCACCTATCAATCTATAACCACCGAGGCAGCAAACGGATTTGGGATTAAACCGCCTGCCATTTTAGCCAAACCCTGGCTGATGGAAATTGGCTGGCGCGGTGCCGCAGTAATAGCCGCGTTAACAGGTGGCAACCCGGCTATCGACAAAACATCGGCACAGGCGGCATCGGTAACACGGGAATTTGACAACTCAAAAATCAGGAATGCTATTGGCATTGAATTTAAGCCGATAAATAAAACCATTAAGGAGATTTGCGAGGCATTGCACTAA
- a CDS encoding acyltransferase family protein, whose translation MQPDKRNHLIDLLRILAASWVVFFHLNQPIKPIDNWYRDFCKYGHLGVPIFFIISGYCILIALHHAKKPTEFMVRRFFRIFPPYWFSLVTTAVIVLLLKVITHVNSVAVLPKSIAGILATITLTTTPITDIKTINWVYWTLSYEVFFYLAVFACAFFKKQYFVIALTGVTLLSIVLPRFESGPLFFLNLWPLFSLGVAIYQLLHQPAYKWFNIALLAFSAVDFYATHQSYIYIVLCLITGGLIVINHFKPLKSNLLSRYGDISYSLYLVHVPIGIYLLGHLKTTAIQTNVTLNILFDVVILIFLVFLSRLMHRYIELPAIKYGKRFGK comes from the coding sequence ATGCAACCCGATAAAAGAAACCACCTGATAGATTTGCTGAGGATACTGGCAGCTTCATGGGTAGTTTTTTTCCATCTTAACCAGCCTATAAAACCGATTGACAACTGGTACCGCGATTTTTGTAAATACGGGCACCTGGGGGTACCCATATTTTTTATCATAAGCGGTTACTGCATACTTATAGCCTTGCACCACGCCAAAAAACCAACCGAATTTATGGTAAGGCGTTTCTTCCGCATTTTCCCGCCCTATTGGTTTAGCCTGGTTACTACCGCAGTTATAGTTTTATTACTCAAGGTGATAACCCATGTAAATTCCGTAGCAGTGCTTCCTAAAAGTATTGCGGGCATATTAGCCACAATTACGCTTACCACAACGCCCATAACCGATATAAAAACGATCAACTGGGTGTATTGGACGCTATCGTACGAGGTGTTTTTTTACCTGGCGGTATTTGCCTGCGCCTTTTTTAAAAAACAATATTTTGTAATTGCTTTAACAGGGGTTACGCTGTTGAGTATTGTTTTACCCCGGTTTGAATCGGGACCATTGTTCTTTTTAAACCTGTGGCCATTGTTTAGCCTTGGTGTAGCCATATACCAGTTACTGCATCAGCCTGCCTATAAATGGTTTAATATTGCCTTATTGGCCTTTTCAGCGGTTGATTTTTACGCAACCCATCAATCCTATATTTACATTGTACTTTGCTTAATTACCGGGGGGCTTATTGTTATCAACCACTTTAAACCGCTAAAAAGCAATTTGCTTAGCCGCTATGGCGATATTTCCTATTCGCTTTACCTGGTACACGTGCCCATCGGCATCTATTTGTTAGGGCATTTAAAAACCACCGCGATACAAACCAATGTTACTTTAAATATTCTTTTTGATGTGGTGATATTGATATTCCTGGTGTTTCTTTCCAGGCTAATGCACCGGTATATTGAATTGCCTGCTATTAAATATGGCAAGCGGTTTGGGAAGTGA
- a CDS encoding HAD-IB family phosphatase: MEQYFIIDFDSTFTQVEALDELARISLKNHPDREGIYKQIEDLTNASMEGRLSFTQSLEARVKLLCANRDHLKQLISHLKKKVSTSFSRNTIFFKNHQDEVLIVSGGFKEFITPVVTEYHIKKENIYANTFEFDDEGNIIGYDRTNPLSQEGGKVKLLKELQLPGDIYGIGDGYSDFQLKESGMIKKFYAFTENIERKSVTEKADHVTPSFDEFLYLNKLPRAISYPKNRIKCLVVGAIDEEAQAQMKKEGYNIRNRDEIEDKYLEEAGVLFCDEDHQPTPEQVQNSGRLKVIGIFGKCNNKLAETATENGIIIFDDPRHNPHNSDFLPKRVLAFMNEGKTHTSCNFPDLQPPRVNNAHRLIHIHKNVPGILAKINDVFARHNINIVGEFLVTNPQIGYVITDVNTGYDTQVLNELKAIEHTIKFRLLY; encoded by the coding sequence ATGGAGCAGTACTTTATTATTGATTTCGACAGCACGTTTACACAGGTTGAGGCCCTTGACGAACTGGCCCGCATATCCCTCAAAAATCATCCCGACCGCGAGGGTATTTACAAACAGATAGAAGATTTAACCAATGCCTCGATGGAAGGCAGGCTGTCCTTTACCCAAAGTTTAGAAGCAAGGGTTAAATTATTATGTGCCAATCGCGATCATTTAAAGCAACTCATCAGCCATCTTAAAAAAAAGGTATCTACCTCATTCTCGCGCAACACCATCTTTTTTAAAAATCACCAGGACGAGGTTTTGATCGTATCCGGCGGTTTTAAAGAGTTTATTACGCCAGTAGTTACCGAGTATCATATTAAAAAAGAAAACATCTACGCCAATACTTTCGAGTTTGACGACGAAGGTAATATTATAGGTTATGACCGCACCAACCCCCTGTCGCAAGAAGGGGGTAAAGTTAAGTTGCTTAAAGAACTGCAGCTGCCCGGCGATATTTATGGCATAGGCGATGGTTACTCCGATTTTCAGCTGAAGGAATCGGGCATGATCAAGAAATTCTATGCTTTTACCGAAAACATTGAGCGTAAATCTGTAACCGAAAAGGCCGACCACGTTACCCCAAGCTTTGACGAATTCCTGTACCTGAACAAATTACCCCGCGCCATATCATATCCCAAAAACCGCATCAAATGCCTGGTAGTTGGCGCAATTGATGAAGAGGCACAGGCTCAAATGAAAAAAGAAGGGTACAACATTCGCAACCGGGATGAGATTGAAGATAAATATTTAGAAGAAGCAGGTGTTTTATTTTGTGATGAAGACCACCAGCCAACGCCCGAGCAGGTACAAAATTCAGGCCGGTTAAAAGTGATAGGTATTTTTGGCAAGTGCAATAACAAACTTGCCGAAACAGCCACCGAAAACGGCATTATTATATTTGACGATCCGAGGCATAACCCGCATAACAGCGATTTTTTGCCAAAAAGGGTATTGGCTTTCATGAACGAGGGCAAAACGCATACCAGCTGCAATTTTCCAGATTTACAGCCGCCAAGGGTTAACAATGCACACCGCTTAATTCACATTCACAAAAATGTGCCCGGCATCCTGGCCAAAATAAACGATGTATTTGCCCGCCACAACATCAATATTGTTGGCGAGTTCCTGGTTACCAACCCACAAATAGGTTATGTTATTACCGACGTAAATACGGGCTACGATACCCAGGTACTCAACGAGTTGAAGGCGATTGAGCATACTATTAAATTCAGGCTACTATACTAA
- a CDS encoding universal stress protein translates to MKISKILIGIDDSTYAHNAAAYGFDIAHTYNAAVGLVHIIEPTVFPQTPNDSLIGMPETMGIDQVELIDIQSKQSLSVIESIKKEYAGELEVTSFTDFNITADGILSCAKEFNADLIVLGTHSRTGLDRFLMGSVAENVVRHSTIPVLVVPFIA, encoded by the coding sequence ATGAAAATCAGTAAAATATTAATAGGTATTGATGATAGCACTTACGCGCATAATGCTGCGGCGTATGGGTTTGATATTGCACATACTTATAATGCCGCGGTGGGCCTGGTACATATTATCGAGCCGACTGTTTTTCCGCAAACGCCTAATGATAGTTTAATTGGTATGCCGGAAACTATGGGGATAGATCAGGTTGAGTTAATTGATATACAATCAAAGCAATCTTTATCAGTAATTGAAAGTATTAAAAAAGAATATGCGGGTGAGCTTGAGGTTACCTCGTTTACCGATTTTAATATTACTGCCGATGGTATACTTAGCTGCGCTAAAGAATTTAACGCCGACCTGATTGTATTAGGCACGCATAGCCGCACCGGGCTTGATCGTTTCCTGATGGGCAGCGTAGCCGAAAACGTAGTAAGGCATTCAACTATCCCGGTATTGGTTGTCCCTTTTATTGCTTAA
- a CDS encoding tryptophan 2,3-dioxygenase family protein translates to MQFSPEIEGRLAQLQEKYEAMGQDMNSYLDGLLYADFLTYWDYIHLDTLLSLQSPKTPFPDEEIFIIYHQITELYFKLALHECQQIAAAQPLTVDFFTARLKRINRYFGALTQSFEIMVDGMEKEQFLKFRMSLLPASGFQSGQYRMIEIYATDFINLVAKDKREELRTATIDEQFEYLYWKFGATELSTGKKTLTLKQFEKKYAKTFIELGKANVGYNFNTLALKFEAEGRLTPELKAELRQLDVNVNVNWPLSHYKSAVRYLNREPEEIKATGGTNWQKYLPPRFQKRIFYPSLWSADEVENWGKAWVDSVLG, encoded by the coding sequence ATGCAATTCTCTCCAGAAATTGAAGGGCGCCTGGCGCAGTTACAGGAAAAATACGAAGCCATGGGCCAGGATATGAACTCCTATCTTGACGGGCTGCTATACGCCGATTTTTTAACCTACTGGGATTACATACATCTGGATACGTTATTGAGCCTGCAAAGCCCTAAAACGCCCTTTCCCGACGAAGAGATCTTTATCATCTATCACCAGATAACCGAATTATATTTTAAGCTGGCATTGCATGAGTGCCAACAGATAGCTGCGGCCCAACCCTTAACTGTTGATTTTTTTACTGCACGTTTAAAGCGCATTAACAGGTATTTTGGCGCGCTAACCCAATCGTTTGAGATTATGGTTGATGGGATGGAAAAAGAGCAGTTCCTGAAGTTCAGGATGTCGTTACTTCCCGCCAGCGGTTTTCAATCGGGCCAGTACAGGATGATCGAGATATACGCTACCGATTTTATTAACCTGGTAGCCAAGGATAAACGCGAGGAATTACGTACGGCCACAATTGACGAGCAATTTGAATACCTGTACTGGAAGTTTGGCGCTACCGAGCTATCAACCGGTAAAAAAACATTAACGCTTAAACAGTTCGAAAAAAAGTACGCCAAAACATTTATTGAGCTGGGAAAGGCAAATGTTGGCTATAATTTTAACACACTGGCTTTAAAATTTGAGGCCGAAGGCCGGCTTACACCTGAGTTAAAAGCCGAATTGCGCCAGCTGGATGTAAATGTAAACGTAAACTGGCCGCTATCGCACTACAAATCGGCTGTGCGTTACCTTAACCGCGAACCCGAGGAAATAAAAGCCACCGGCGGTACCAACTGGCAAAAATACCTGCCTCCGCGCTTTCAGAAACGTATTTTTTATCCATCACTCTGGAGTGCCGATGAAGTGGAAAACTGGGGTAAAGCCTGGGTGGATAGCGTGCTGGGGTAA
- a CDS encoding MFS transporter: MTEEGDSTPQKIDSFAALRYKDFRSYIGMRFCFTFAYSMQAVVIGFYMYQITHSAFALGLIGLCEAIPAISIALYGGYIADKSEKRKMLLLIFSGVILTSLVMFTVTLKSMSGIIHVGWIIPIIYVMIFCNGIARAFYGPATFTIYAHSIPKEVYPNGSTWSSSSWQVASIIGPAAGGLIYGYSDKFFGISGITATFGCIIFFLVVSLVLVALLRKYPPVFVPKENIWKSLSAGIEFVFGNKMMIGAMSLDLFSVFFGGAVALLPVFANEILKVGAEGLGIMRATSSLGAVLTMLVMTRFSPMGKPWRNLLIAVTGFGLSIICFGLSKSFYLSLFFIFTEGAFDSVSVIIRGTIMQLLTPDHMRGRVSAVNQMFIGSSNEIGAFESGTAARLMGTVPSVLFGGSMTMLIVGITYLKTKRLVPLSLSQIQPPEVAEEEIIAK, from the coding sequence GTGACTGAAGAAGGCGATAGTACACCCCAGAAAATAGATTCGTTTGCTGCATTGCGATATAAAGACTTCAGGTCATACATCGGCATGCGCTTTTGTTTCACCTTTGCATATTCAATGCAGGCCGTGGTTATCGGCTTTTACATGTACCAGATTACCCATAGTGCGTTTGCATTAGGTTTAATAGGTTTATGCGAGGCCATCCCGGCTATAAGCATTGCGCTGTACGGGGGCTATATTGCCGATAAATCTGAAAAGCGTAAAATGCTTTTGCTGATATTCAGCGGCGTTATACTTACATCATTGGTGATGTTTACGGTTACGCTTAAAAGTATGAGCGGCATTATCCATGTAGGATGGATTATTCCGATAATTTATGTGATGATATTTTGTAATGGCATTGCCCGTGCATTTTACGGCCCGGCTACTTTTACTATTTACGCGCATAGCATCCCTAAGGAAGTGTACCCTAATGGCAGCACCTGGAGCAGCTCCAGCTGGCAGGTAGCGTCAATCATTGGCCCGGCCGCCGGTGGGTTAATCTATGGCTATTCGGATAAGTTTTTTGGTATAAGCGGCATCACTGCAACATTTGGCTGCATTATTTTTTTCCTAGTTGTATCGTTGGTGTTGGTTGCGCTGTTGCGAAAATATCCGCCTGTATTTGTGCCGAAGGAAAATATCTGGAAAAGCCTTTCGGCAGGAATTGAATTTGTATTTGGGAATAAAATGATGATCGGCGCCATGAGTCTTGATCTGTTCTCGGTATTTTTTGGTGGTGCTGTGGCTTTGCTGCCGGTTTTTGCCAACGAAATTTTGAAAGTAGGGGCCGAGGGATTGGGCATTATGCGGGCAACATCGTCATTAGGCGCGGTTTTAACCATGTTGGTAATGACCCGGTTTTCGCCTATGGGTAAGCCATGGCGCAATTTATTGATAGCGGTAACCGGTTTTGGGTTATCAATTATATGCTTTGGCTTGTCTAAAAGCTTCTACTTATCGCTGTTTTTTATATTTACCGAAGGCGCGTTTGACAGCGTTAGCGTAATTATCCGCGGTACAATTATGCAGTTGTTAACGCCCGATCATATGCGTGGCCGGGTATCGGCGGTAAACCAGATGTTTATAGGTTCATCAAACGAAATTGGCGCTTTTGAATCAGGTACGGCAGCCAGGTTAATGGGTACTGTGCCCTCTGTGCTTTTTGGCGGTAGTATGACGATGCTTATTGTTGGGATAACCTACCTGAAAACCAAAAGGCTTGTGCCGCTGTCACTAAGCCAAATTCAACCGCCGGAGGTGGCTGAAGAAGAAATCATCGCCAAATAA
- a CDS encoding M20/M25/M40 family metallo-hydrolase, which translates to MKKTFTLLCAAMLSATFVHAQQDSLMIRKIYDEALVNGKSYESLRYLCKNIGQRISGSANAQKAVEWSKKLMESYGFDKVYLQEVMVPHWVRGAKETAFIIDGKNRIPVPIAALGMTVATPKEGITANVIEVQSLKELETLGEAAIKGKIVFFNRPFDPRFIETGRAYGTAGDQRFMGPAAAAKYGAVGVIVRSLTESLDDYPHTGATLVDKDGKNIPAAAISTKAANKLSAMLKMRKFPAAKFYFKQSCQLLPDVLSYNVVGELTGTAHPNKFITVGGHLDSWDLAEGAHDDGTGVMQSAEVLRVLKAVGYHPKNSIRAVFFMNEENGDKGGIKYAELAAQNKEEHIAAIETDEGGFTPRGFSFSDVSKDFIAKVNSNWKALLEPYEVDQLTIGGAGADIEPMKKTVPGVVLIGFRPDSQRYFDVHHTPNDVFENVNKRELELGDAGMAALIYLIDQHGF; encoded by the coding sequence ATGAAAAAAACATTTACCCTATTATGCGCCGCCATGCTGTCGGCCACCTTTGTCCACGCCCAGCAGGACTCCCTCATGATCCGCAAAATTTACGACGAAGCCCTTGTAAACGGCAAAAGTTATGAAAGCCTGCGTTACCTGTGCAAAAACATAGGCCAGCGTATCAGCGGCTCGGCCAACGCCCAAAAAGCGGTGGAGTGGAGCAAGAAATTGATGGAAAGCTACGGCTTCGATAAGGTTTATTTACAGGAGGTTATGGTGCCGCACTGGGTGCGCGGAGCCAAAGAAACCGCTTTTATTATTGATGGTAAAAACCGTATCCCGGTGCCTATTGCCGCCCTGGGCATGACAGTTGCTACCCCCAAAGAAGGAATTACTGCCAATGTTATTGAAGTACAGAGCCTTAAAGAACTGGAAACTCTTGGCGAGGCGGCTATTAAAGGTAAAATTGTATTCTTCAACCGCCCTTTCGATCCCCGGTTTATTGAAACAGGCCGTGCCTACGGAACCGCTGGCGATCAGCGCTTTATGGGGCCTGCCGCCGCTGCCAAATATGGCGCGGTAGGTGTTATAGTCCGCTCACTGACCGAGTCACTGGATGATTATCCACATACCGGCGCAACGTTGGTTGATAAGGATGGTAAAAATATCCCGGCCGCGGCAATCTCTACCAAAGCGGCTAACAAGCTGAGTGCCATGCTTAAAATGCGCAAATTTCCGGCAGCTAAATTTTATTTTAAACAAAGCTGCCAGTTGTTGCCAGATGTATTATCCTACAACGTAGTTGGTGAACTGACTGGTACAGCGCATCCTAATAAGTTCATCACCGTAGGCGGCCACCTTGATTCATGGGATTTGGCCGAAGGTGCGCATGACGACGGTACCGGTGTAATGCAATCGGCCGAGGTGCTGCGGGTGCTTAAGGCGGTAGGCTATCACCCTAAAAATTCAATTCGCGCCGTATTTTTCATGAACGAAGAAAATGGGGATAAAGGTGGTATTAAATACGCCGAACTTGCTGCCCAAAATAAGGAAGAACATATTGCTGCCATAGAAACTGACGAGGGCGGATTTACGCCGCGCGGTTTCAGCTTTTCGGATGTATCTAAGGATTTTATAGCCAAAGTGAACAGCAACTGGAAGGCCCTGCTTGAGCCATATGAAGTTGATCAGTTAACTATCGGCGGTGCCGGTGCAGACATTGAACCAATGAAAAAAACGGTGCCCGGTGTAGTGTTAATTGGCTTCAGGCCCGATTCACAGCGCTATTTTGATGTGCATCACACACCTAACGATGTTTTTGAAAACGTAAACAAACGCGAACTTGAATTAGGTGATGCCGGCATGGCAGCACTTATTTACCTGATTGATCAGCACGGATTTTAA
- the recG gene encoding ATP-dependent DNA helicase RecG, which translates to MDPFQTPLTYLKGAGQTRAEVLKKELAIATFEDLLRHFPFRYIDRTKFYKVKDINPDLPYVQVLARVISKQIVGEKHTKRLVVQTRDDTGTLELVWFKGINWIDKTIVPGTVYIVFGKAGSFNGQAQMAHPEMEIYSPANMQRQGNATLQPVYNSTEKLKQFQLDSKGIQKLTATLLGLHAKDIKENLPLYIIQHFKLLGRADAYRNIHFPADANLLNEALHRLKFEELFLLQLKLLRNKMLHTQKFKGNIFGTVGHYFNDFYHHKLPFQLTTPQKRVLKEIRQDTQRGVQMNRLLQGDVGSGKTVVALMAMLIAVDNGFQTCIMAPTEILASQHYQTISTLVGDGFIEVALLTGSTKQKDRRVLHQKLESGEMKILIGTHALIEDKVQFKNLGFVIIDEQHRFGVEQRARLWRKNVVPPHILVMTATPIPRTLAMTLYGDLDVSVIDELPAGRKPIQTLHFFDNQRLRVFGFMKKEIALGRQIYIVYPLIKESEKLDLKNLEEGIEIISREFPLPEYKISIVHGKLKPADKEFEMQRFIKGQTQIMVATTVIEVGVNVPNASVMIIENAERFGLSQLHQLRGRVGRGAEQSYCILMSSHKLSHDGKIRLNTMVKTNNGFEISEIDLQLRGPGNLDGTQQSGVLDLKVANLATDQELLFKARKTVEQIFTKDPQLALPENQVLHHAFETKNAGLSWDKIS; encoded by the coding sequence ATGGATCCTTTTCAAACACCACTTACATACTTAAAAGGCGCGGGCCAAACCCGGGCCGAGGTGTTGAAAAAAGAATTGGCTATTGCCACTTTTGAGGATTTGCTGCGCCATTTCCCTTTTCGGTATATCGACCGGACAAAATTTTACAAGGTAAAAGATATTAACCCCGATTTGCCTTATGTGCAGGTTTTGGCCCGCGTTATCAGCAAGCAAATTGTTGGCGAAAAGCACACTAAGCGACTGGTAGTGCAAACCCGTGATGATACCGGCACGCTGGAACTGGTTTGGTTTAAAGGCATCAACTGGATAGATAAAACCATTGTGCCCGGCACCGTATACATTGTGTTTGGTAAAGCAGGCTCCTTTAACGGGCAGGCGCAAATGGCGCATCCCGAAATGGAAATCTACTCGCCTGCTAATATGCAGCGGCAGGGCAACGCCACCCTGCAGCCGGTTTACAACTCTACCGAAAAACTTAAACAGTTTCAGTTGGATAGCAAGGGCATTCAAAAACTTACCGCTACTTTACTGGGTTTGCATGCTAAGGATATTAAGGAGAATTTGCCGCTATATATTATCCAGCATTTTAAACTCCTGGGCCGGGCCGATGCTTATCGCAATATCCATTTCCCGGCCGATGCCAATTTGCTGAACGAGGCTTTGCACCGGCTTAAGTTTGAAGAATTGTTTTTGCTGCAGCTTAAACTCCTGCGCAATAAAATGCTGCATACCCAAAAGTTTAAGGGGAATATATTCGGCACTGTAGGTCATTACTTTAACGATTTTTATCACCATAAACTACCTTTCCAGCTAACCACGCCGCAAAAGCGGGTGTTAAAGGAAATAAGGCAGGATACCCAGCGCGGCGTACAAATGAACCGCCTGCTGCAAGGCGATGTAGGCAGCGGCAAAACCGTTGTGGCCCTGATGGCCATGCTGATAGCTGTTGATAACGGCTTCCAGACCTGTATTATGGCGCCAACCGAAATATTGGCCAGTCAGCACTACCAAACCATCAGCACTTTGGTTGGCGATGGTTTTATCGAGGTGGCCCTGCTCACCGGATCGACCAAACAAAAAGACCGCAGGGTGCTGCACCAGAAACTGGAGAGCGGCGAAATGAAGATACTGATTGGTACCCACGCGCTGATAGAAGACAAAGTGCAATTTAAAAACCTGGGTTTTGTGATAATTGATGAGCAGCACCGTTTTGGGGTTGAGCAAAGGGCGAGACTTTGGCGTAAAAACGTCGTGCCGCCCCATATCCTGGTGATGACGGCAACCCCCATCCCCCGCACCCTGGCCATGACCCTGTACGGCGACCTGGATGTATCGGTAATAGACGAGCTGCCCGCCGGCCGTAAGCCCATCCAAACACTGCATTTTTTTGATAACCAGCGCCTGCGGGTATTTGGTTTTATGAAAAAAGAAATTGCCCTTGGCCGGCAAATTTATATTGTGTACCCGCTGATTAAAGAAAGCGAAAAACTCGACCTTAAAAACCTGGAGGAGGGCATCGAAATTATCTCGCGCGAGTTTCCATTGCCTGAGTATAAGATCAGCATTGTACATGGCAAATTAAAACCTGCCGATAAAGAATTTGAGATGCAGCGCTTCATCAAAGGGCAAACTCAAATTATGGTGGCCACCACCGTGATAGAGGTTGGGGTTAACGTACCCAATGCCTCGGTAATGATTATTGAAAATGCCGAACGTTTTGGCCTGTCGCAACTGCACCAGCTGCGCGGTAGGGTAGGGCGCGGGGCCGAGCAATCGTACTGTATTTTAATGAGCAGCCACAAGCTAAGCCACGATGGCAAAATCCGGCTGAATACCATGGTGAAAACCAATAACGGTTTCGAGATCTCGGAGATCGACCTGCAGCTGCGCGGCCCCGGCAACCTGGATGGTACCCAACAAAGCGGCGTGCTCGACCTGAAGGTTGCCAACCTGGCTACCGACCAGGAGTTGTTGTTTAAGGCCCGCAAAACGGTGGAGCAGATCTTCACCAAAGACCCCCAGTTGGCCCTGCCCGAAAACCAGGTGCTGCACCATGCCTTCGAAACAAAAAATGCCGGTTTAAGCTGGGATAAAATTTCCTGA